Below is a genomic region from Pectobacterium polaris.
CCGCTTAGGGCCAAAAGGCAAAGTGATTTTTGATGTGATCGATAGCTTCTCCAAGGTCATTTTCGGCGTCATTAACATGATCATGAAACTGGCTCCGCTGGGTGCGTTCGGTGCAATGGCCTTCACCATCGGTAAATACGGTGTCGGTACGCTGATACAGCTGGGACAGCTGATCGCTTGCTTCTACATCACCTGTGTGCTGTTTGTGTTCCTGGTGTTGGGCAGTATTGCCAGAGCGACGGGCTTCAGTATCTTCAAATTCATTCGCTACATCCGTGAAGAACTGCTGATCGTACTGGGCACATCCTCTTCTGAATCCGTGCTGCCACGTATGCTGGAGAAGATGGAGAAGGTCGGTTGTAAAAAATCTGTCGTGGGTCTGGTTATTCCTACCGGCTACTCGTTCAACCTGGATGGCACCTCCATCTATCTGACAATGGCCGCGGTATTTATTGCTCAGGCGACCAACAGCCACATGGATATCTGGCATCAGATTACCCTGCTGGTGGTTCTGCTGCTGTCCTCTAAAGGTGCAGCGGGCGTGACGGGAAGTGGATTCATCGTGCTGGCGGCAACGCTGTCTGCTGTGGGCCACCTGCCAGTTGCTGGTCTGGCGTTGATTCTGGGTATTGACCGCTTTATGTCAGAAGCCCGTGCGCTGACCAACCTGATTGGTAACGGTGTGGCAACCATCGTGGTAGCAAAATACTGCCGCGAGCTGGACGAGAAGAAACTGGATGCTGAGCTGTCTGGCACCAACAAGAACGATAACGGGATTACACCGACTGCACAGTCATAATTCCAGCATGCAGTTATAGTACCAACATAGTGTTCTATACTATTTCCCCACGGCGCTAGCGCCCCGTGGGGAATTTTTTTGCCTGCCGACACGTCGAACCAAACTGTTTCCCTTCCTTTTCTTACCCACCATGAAAGGTAAAAATATTGTTAAATATGACTATTTTTACCTTTTTTGCAGATTATTTCGTCTTCTGGAGTGACATAGACAAAAGCGCGCGGTCTAAGGGAATGGTACACTTCGCGTCTTAATTTTTTCCGTGATATATCCACGAGAGTGTGCGGTGGCAGACGCAAGGCCACCATAATGATCAACAATAACCACATTTATTATGTTGGATAGCTATTAGTAGGGGTTCACATGCAGGGCACCAAAAAGGCGCTTTTCGTTGGTGGTTTGTTGCTGGCCGTGGTCAGCAGCGGCGTGCAGGCTGAAGCACTACAGCCCGATCCTGCCTGGCAGCAGGGTAAGCTTGATAATGGTTTTACCTGGCAGTTATTAACCACACCACAGCGCCCCGGCGATCGGGTTGAGCTGCGTCTGGTTGTTAATGCTGGGTCGCTGCTGGAAAATGCCCAGCAGGTAGGCTTTGCCCATTTTCTTCCTCGTCTGGCCTTAGCGCCCGGCGATAAGCTGTCCGCCGCCCAGCTACCTTCCATGTGGATGCGAGACGCTAACAGCTCACGCGTCCTGCCTCCAGTCATTGTCTCGTACGACTTCACGTCGTATAACCTGAGCTTGCCGAATAATCGCCCCGAACTGCTGAAAGAAGCGCTGACGTGGCTTTCGGAAAGCGCAGGGCAGATAGCGTTCGACGAAAAAAGCCTACAGGCTGCGTTGAAGGTGCCCGATCAGGTGGCAACCTTTCCGATTAACCCACAGGATCCGAGCTGGCGCTATCGCCTGAAAGGCTCACCCCTGCTGGCGCACGATCCTGCTCAGGACGTCAAACCGCCGTTAAATGGCGAGCAGCTCCAGCAGTTTTATAAAACCTGGTACACGCCAGATGCGATGACGCTCTACATCGTCGGTCATGTGGATAACCGCAGCGTGATCGAGCAAATCGGTAAAGTCTTCTCTCCACTGGAAGGGAAACGTGAAGCGCCAGCGCCGTTGCCGACACTCAGCCCGCTACCACCACAGGCGATCAGCCTGATGAATAACAACGTCCAGCAGGATACGTTGTCGCTGATGTGGGATGTCCCGTGGCACCCGATTCGCGAATCGCAGGCGCTGGTTCGCTACTGGCTGGGCGATATGACGCGGGAAGCGATGTTCTGGCACCTACAGCAGGCGCTGGAGAAGAGCTCACTGAAGAGCAACAATCTCCGCTTCGACTGCAATGTGTTTTATACCCGTTCTCAGTGCGCGATTCATATGGATGTACCGAATAGTGAGGGCGTTGAACCGGGCGTGACGTTTATGGCGCGTGAGCTGGCGACGCTGCGTGAAAAAGGGCTGACACAGCAAGAGTTTGATGCGCTGATTGCGCGCAAGACGGACGAGCTGAGTAAGCTGTTTGCGACCTATGCGCGTACCAGCACGGACATCCTGATGGATCAGCGCCTGCGCTCCCAGCAGAATGGCGTCGTGGATATTTCTCCCGAGCAGTATCAGAAACTGCGCCAGACTTATCTGTCCGCGTTGACGCTCGATATGCTGAATCAGGAACTGCACCAGCAGCTGGTACAGGATACGACGCTGATGCTGATCCAACAGCCCGGTGAGCCGGAAGCGAATATGAAGGCGTTGCAGGAAGCCTACGACCGGATTATGACGCCGATGACCGAGCCGGTTGCCAGCGCTGGGGCTGCGGCATCTGAAGGCGCAGTTTCTGACGGAGCAAAACCGCAGGAAACGGCACCCGCCGCACAGTAAGCCATTAATCAGTAAATAGAAAAGGCCGCGATTGCGGCCTTTAACTTATTATCACGCGACATCCTGTTTACGCAGGCATTGCCTCTAGCGGGATAATCGCGCCACGGTATTGAATGACCGTGCTGGCCGTCAGGTGGCCGCGCTGTGCAGCTTCCTGCGTGCTGCCGCCGTTCAGACGTACTGCCAGATAACCTGCGCTGAAAGAGTCGCCTGCGGCGGTGGTATCGACCACTTTCTCTTTTGGCAATTTGATCGCGGGAACATCAACCAGCGCTTGTCCGCGTTCAGACACGATGCAGGAATCGGCACCGCGTTTGATGACCACTTCGTTAACGCCCAAACCGTGCGTCCGATCCAGCACCGTTTCCAGCGGCTTCGTGCCCCACAGCATGTCTTCGTCATCCAGTGTCAGGAAAGCGATATCAGTACAGGACAGGATGTCGGTGTAGGCCTGCTGCGTTTCTTCCTTGCTCTGCCACAGACGTGGACGGTAGTTGTTATCAAAAATCACTTTACCGCCGTTGGCGCGGCAGGCGCGCAGCAGGGCGAGAAGACGCTGACGGCTTTCGGCGTTCAGAATCGCCAGACTGATGCCGCTCAGGTAGAGATAATCAAATTGTGCCAGCGACTGACCGATTTTTTCTGCTTCCGGGCTGTCCAGCCAGTAGCGGGCCGCAGCATCATTACGCCAATAGTAGAACGTACGCTCGCCGCTATCGTCGGTTTCAATGAAGTATAAACCGGGCAGCTTGTTGTCCAGTCGCTGAATCAGGTCGGTTTTCACCCCTTCTTTCTGCCAGGCAGCCACCATCTCGGTACTGAAGCTATCGGTGCCGAGTGCGGTCACGTAATGTACGCCCAGCTTATCGGCGTTTACCTGACGGGCAATGTAAACGGCAGTGTTCAGCGTATCGCCGCCAAATCCACGGTTAAGATCCGTGCCTTTCTGCGACAGTTCGATCATGCATTCGCCGATTACGGCAATGTTAGTAGTTGTCATCACTTTTGGCCTGTTTGAAAAGGTACCCTGCACCTGATGTTATTGGGTATAAAAAATGCGGAAATTAACGTCAGTCTCAACATTACGCGAGACTGAGTCAATAGTCTTGAAACGATGTTTTATTTTTTCATGACGCAGATCGGAAAACCAGTGCTTTCCCGCTGCTTTTAGCGATCGGAGGGCGGTTCTTTCTCCTGCTCATTCTTATCCGTCGAGGTGTCGCCTTTGTAGTTCGCTGTTGCGATCCAGGCGGCGCAGAAGAGCGTCAAACGCGCGAAGAAATAGAAGAACGCCATCAGGCCAATGACCGAACCGAACGCGGCACCGGAAGGCGAGCTGGCCAGTTTAGGCAGCGCGACGGTCATCGCGAATTTGATGACTTCAAAGCCCACGGCGGCGATCAGCGTGCCGCGAAAGAGCGCTTTGCGTTTGGGTTTGTGGCGCGGTAAAACGAAAAATATCCACAGGAATAACAGATAGTTGGCGAAGATGGAGATTGATAGGGCAATCAGCGTCAACGCGGGGCGCAGCCACTCGATGCCATCTAGCCCCAATGCGGTCACAATCATGTTCTGCGCGGTGCCAGCAACGGAGGTCAGGAAAAGCGTAATAATGAGCGCAATGACCAGACCGGTCAGCGACAGGAAATCCCGCGTGTACTGAAAGTAAATCTTCTCTTCATCTTTCGGGTTCCGTTCCCACACGTCGCGCGACTGGGCGCGAATCGCCTCACGCAGGTTTCCCATCCAACTGATGCCGGAATAAAGTGCGATCAGCAAACCGGTAAGACCCACGGTGGTACGCTGCTGCACCGCGGTGTTAACGGTACTTTTCAGCGTATTGGCCAGATTAGGATCGCTGATGCTGTTGACGATACGGTTAATCAGCCCCGTCAGCAGGTCAGGGTTGGAGGCCAACACGAAACCCACGGCGGCAAAAGACACCATGAGAATCGGGATCAGCGACAGAAAGGAAAAATAGGTAATGGCCGCGCCAAACTGGTTGCCCATCCGATCGTTGAAGCGTTCGCCCGCGCGAATCAGATGCGCCACGCTGGGGATCGCCTGAATACGTGCGACCAGACGCTTGCTCTTGCCCAGAAACGAGAGGCGTTTCTGTGGTGATTTATCCCCTTCAGGGGTTGACGATGTTGACTGGCGATCCGGGTCTGCCGGTACAGGCATTGCGTTTCTCCTGTGTTCGGGATTAGTTTAGTAGCATAAGGTTGATTATAACCAACAATATAAGAATGTTACTTTTCGATGTTTTTCTGAACGTACGTCATACACGGACGTTAAGCGAGTGAATTTTCCATGCCAACACCTTCCCCATCCGAACCGGCGCTGAGCGGTCTGCGCCTTAATCTGCGCATCGTTTCGATTGTGGCGTTCAACTTCGCCAGCTATCTGAATATCGGCCTGCCGTTGGCGGTGCTGCCGGGATATGTGCACGATCATCTCGGCTACAGCGCATTCTGGGCTGGGCTGGTGATCAGCCTGCAATACTTCTCCACGCTCGTGAGCCGCCCGCATGCGGGCCGCAGCGCCGACGAAAAAGGACCGAAGAAAATCGTCGTCTGGGGGCTGGCTGGCGTCATGCTGAGCGGGGTGTTTTATCTGATGGCGGCCTTTAGCGACGCCTCGCCTGCCATCACGCTGCTGCTGTTGTGTCTCGGGCGTGTGGTGCTGGGTACCGGACAGAGCTTTGCCGGTACAGGTGCGACGCTCTGGGGCGTCGGCGTGGTCGGTTCCCGACACATCGGACGCGTGATTTCATGGAATGGCATTGCCACCTATGGCGCGATGGCGATTGGCGCACCGCTCGGCGTCTGGCTCAACCATATCGGTGGGCTAAAACTGCTTTCCGTATGCATTATCCTGATTGCGGCGGTGGCGATTGTTCTCGCGCTGCCGCGCCCCGCGGTGCAGGTCGCGCCGGGGAAAAAGATTCCCTTCCGCGAAGTACTGGGGAAAGTCTGGGTTTACGGCATCATTTTGGCGATTGCCTCTGCGGGTTTTGGTGTGATCGCCACCTTCATCACGCTGTTTTATGCGGATCGGAACTGGGAAGGTGCGGCGCTGACGCTAACTATTTTCAGCGTTGCCTTTGTCGGCGCACGGCTGGTGTTTCCTAACAGTATTCAGCGGTTTGGCGGACTGCGCGTGGCAATAGCGTGCTTCGTGGTTGAAATCGTCGGGTTATTGCTGGTCTGGGGGGCGACGCAGCCGCTGATGGCGGAAGTCGGTGCGTTCCTCGCGGGGGCGGGGTTCTCTCTGGTGTTCCCGGCATTAGGCGTCGTCGCTGTTAAGGCGGTATCACCGCAGAATCAGGGCAGTGCGCTGGCAACCTATACGATATTTCTCGATTTATCGCTGGGCATTGTCGGGCCAGTGGCGGGTGTGCTGATGGCCTATACCGGTATCGCCTCTATTTATCTGGCGGCGGCGCTGCTGGGGCTATGCGGCTTAGCGCTGACGTGGCGACTGACCCAGCGCACAGCCATCGAATAACAGTAGCCACCTCAGTGACTACTGTCAGACGATAACGATGATTACTTCAGCTTCAGAGTGTGGATGATGCCTTCTGCTTCGCTCTGTGCCTGTTGCTGATTGTTGGCTGGCAGCGTGATCTGCAAGGTCAGCAGCTGGTTTTCCACTTTGCCCAGCACGACAGAGGAATAAGCCTGCTGTCCGCTGCTAGTGATAATGCTGTCGAGCTGTTGCAGTTTCTTGCCGTCAACGTCGATGGTCTTGTTGGTGACGACCTGGAGGTTGGCGTCACGCGTGCGCTGTTGATCTTCCAGACGCTGTGTCAGCACGGTTAACTCTTCCGTAGTGTTGTCGCCCAGAATCACGATGACCGCTTTCTGTCCATTGTCATTGGCGTAAACGTGCATATTGTTCGCCTGCGTACCGACTTTACCGCTTTGATCACGCATATCGGCTGGCAGGGTAAACGCAATCTTGCCACCCATTAATTCAATGTTCTGGCTCGCAGCAGCTTCTGCGGCAGGTTTATCTTGTGCGCCCGATTTTGCAGCGTCATCCGTTTTGCCATCACAGGCAGCAAGCAGGCCGACAAGCAAGCCGACACCGAGGTATTTGATTACATTCGACATGGGATCCCTTTCTCTCGTTTTTGAAACAGATAATCGTTTTAAACAGGTAATAACAGTATGGCACCCTATTCAGATAGCAAAAACAAGCATTTTGTTGTTGCAAACCGTTGTTAGTACCTGCGTTATTTTTACAAAACGATGAGTGACTGCGGGAGAAAAGGCGGCGCAGATGGCCGCCCGATTGGCATTAATGGTGGCTGCTGACGGAGTGATAGTCGGGTGTGCCTTTCTGCTCGCTCAGACGTTTGAGCACCATGTTCAGCATGACGCCGTACATCGGCAGGAAAAATGCCAGGCTGATCAACAGCTTGAAGGCATAATCCACCATCGCGATTTCAACCCAGTTTGCCGCCATGAAGGCATCGGTGCTGCGGTAAAACGCGATGAAGAAAAAGGCCAGCGTATCGCTGAAATTACCAAACACGGTCGACACAGCCGGCGCGACCCACCACGCGCGTTTCTGGCGCAGGCGGTTGAAGACGTGAACATCCAGAATCTGACCAAGAACATAAGCCATGAAGCTGGCGCAGGCGATACGCGCCACGACGATATTTATCTGACTTAATGCCTCGAACGACTGCCACGATCCCTGATAAAACAGGCATGACACCAGATAGGAAATCACCAGCGCAGGCACCATCACGGTCAGAATAATACGACGCGCCAGCGGCGCACCGAAAACCCGTACCGTCAGGTCAGTTGCCAGAAAAATAAACGGAAAGGTAAACGCGCCCCAGGTGGTATGAAAACCGAAAATCAATACCGGAAGCTGGACCAGATAATTACTCGACGTAATGATCAGGACATGGAACAACGATAGCCAGATCAGCGCCGTAAGCCGCTGCTGGGGAGTAAAACGATACATAATGTGACCTTTTTGGTTATTGGGGTTAGGGAACCCAAGAGATAACGTGCAGATTTATGCTGCAACGCGGCGGCATAATACGCAATTGCTTCGTTAATGCAATGTGTTTTACGAGGAAAAGATGGTTGTTTTATGCGCAAACGTTGTCGTCGCTTGCGTCGGGAAATCCTCAGCGTAAACTAAGGCGGTTTTTTGATTCCTGTACTGAGAACGTTGATGACCGATCCCTTTACCAACCCGGATAAAACCCTTGATGCACAGGGACTGCGCTGCCCTGAGCCTGTAATGATGGTGCGTAAGACCGTACGCCAGATGGAAACCGGGCAAACGCTGCTGATTATTGCCGATGATCCGGCCACCACCCGCGATATTCCCGGTTTTTGCGTGTTCATGGAGCATGAGCTTCTGGCGCAGGAGACCGAACAGCTTCCCTATCGGTATCTGCTGCGCAAAGGCCAATAGTACTCAGTGCGTTATATCGTTCGTTGATGTGTGTGATTAGGAGAAACACGGGGATGAGGTTCCCGTAGGGAGGCCTCGCCCCGTGGTCGCTCCGTGTATCTCGATCCTTCAATTCACAGCCAGCAACGGTAATATCAGTCCTGTTTTCTCAATAGCCGCAGCGCGTTGGCGGTGACCAGCGCGGTGGCGCCGGAATCCGCCAGCACGGCCAGCCACAGTCCGGTAATGCCCAGAATGCTGGTGACCAGAAAGACGGCTTTCAGCCCCAGTGCGATGGTAATGTTCTGGCGAATATTGCGCTGCGTCGCCCGCGACAGGCTAATCATCGCCGCCAGCCCGGTCAGGCGGCTGTGCGTTAAGGCTGCATCAGCCGTCTCCAGCGCCACATCCGTACCGCTTCCCATCGCAATCCCGATGGTTGCAGCCTTCATCGCCGGTGCGTCGTTGATACCGTCGCCGACCATCGCCACGGGATGCTGCTGACTCAATTCGCTGACCGCCGTGACCTTATCGGCAGGGAGCAGGCTGGCGCGGTAATCGATCCCTAATGTTGCTGCAATCGCTGCCGCCGCGCGGGGGTTATCGCCCGTGAGCATGACGCCACGAATCCCCAACTGCTGCAACGCATCCAGCGCTTCACGTGCATCGTGGCGTAGCGTATCGCTCAACGCCAGCACGCCGAGCAGGTTATCGTCCTCTTGCACCACCACGACGGTTTTCCCTTCGTTTTCCAGCGTCTCAACCCGTTGCAACCAGTCGGCATCAAGCAGATCGGGCGCGACACGAGTTGGCGCGCTGACCTGAATCCGCTTGCCGCCTATCGTGCCTTCCACGCCGACTCCCGCCAGCGCTTTGCGGTTTTCCGCCATTGGCAGGAACGTGCTGCTGGATCGCGCATGCTGGACGATCGCTTTGGCAAGCGGATGGTGCGAACCGGATTCCACCGCAGCAGTGCGCGTCAGCAGTGCCGTAGCGCTAACACCCGCGGCGGGCAATACGTCCGTCACCTGCGGCTTGCCTTCCGTCAGCGTGCCCGTTTTATCAAACGCGATAGTCTTGATGCTGCCCAGCGATTCCAGCGCTGCACCGCCTTTAATCAGCGCCCCACGACGCGTTGCGGCGGCTAGCCCGGACGTAATCGCCGCAGGCGTTGAGATCACCAGCGCACACGGACAGCCAATTAACAGCAGCGTCAGGCCGCGATAAATCCACTCTTGCCACGGCTGCGCCAGCAGCAACGGCGGTACCAGAATCACCAGCAGCGACAGCAGCATGATGGCTGGCGTGTAGTAACGGCTGAACTTATCGAGGAAGCGTTCTATCGGCGCACGGCGCTCTTCCGCTTCTTCTATCAGTTGCAGAATGCGGTCGATAGCGCTGTTGCCCGGCTGTGACACCACGCGCAGCTGCACGACTCGATCGACGCACAGGCTGCCTGCGGCAATTTTCTCACCCGGCGTACGCTCAACGGGAACCGATTCACCGGTCAGCGCGCTTTCATCAAAGCTGGCGTCGCTGTTCAAGAGTTCCGCATCGGCGGGGAGTCGTCCACCAGGCGCGACTTCAATCACGTCACCGGGAACCAAACTGGCAACGGGAACGAGGCGTCGCTGCCCGTTGCCGACGACCGTGGCATCTTCGGGAAGCAGCGCCATCAGCGCCGTTACGCCCCGTCGTGCGCGGTTTGCCGCGTAAGATTCCAGATGTTCGCCCAGCATAAACAGCAGCAGGATGACGGTGGCTTCGGTGGTGGCGCCAATCAAGAGCGCCCCAATGGAAGCGACGCTCATCAGCGTTTCAATCGCGAAGGGCGTACCCGTGCGAATGAGCTGCACCGTTTTCTTCAGTATCGGAATCAGCCCGATGATGGTGGTCGCGATAAACGCGATCTGCCCGCCGCGCTCGCTTAGCAGGGAAAGTCCCCAGCTTGCAGCAGCCAGCAGAGTAAAAAGTATTAAGAAACCATATTCATGTACGAAACGACGTACGGTTGACGTGTCGGGTGGGGCGAGGGGGAGTGCAGTGTCCTGCAAGGTGAAACCCGCTTGCTGAACAGCATGTTGAACCTGAAGTCGAATATCGGTGTTGGCATCAACAACCAATTTTTCGGTGGCGAACAGCACTTTGGCTTGTTCAATTCCGGTGAGATTTTTTACTGCATTTTCGATTTTTCGTGCGCAGCTGGGACAATCCATCCCGCTGATTTTCCAACTGAAACGCTGGTGGGATCGGGGCCTGTCGCTGTCTCCGCCGTCGGGGTCGTCTGAATCCGCGCTACCGCCGCTGTCTGACGACGACTGATCTGTGCCACACGCGCTCTGCACTACGGCGTCAGACGTGTGTTTGGTTGAACAGCAGCTGTGGTCGGCGTGGTTTGAATGCTGCGTGTGCTCGTTGCAGCAGCTTTTGGCGCTGCGTGGCGCGTGGTGAACGCTGTTATTGCAGCAGGCTGATTTCTCAGAGCTGTGGTTATGTTGATGAGAGTGCATATCTTCCTCCATTGTTGAACCAATCCCATTAGGGCTATTTCATTTGCCATTTTGAACCTGGGCAGTGCTCAAACAAACGCAATTGCGTTTGAACGCCCCTTGGGGCGGCCCGTAGGGTGAGCGTAGCGAATAATCCTCACGTACTACTGTACGCTCCGATTTCTGCGCGCTGTCCGAGTCCAAACTGGCTGCACCAATAACGCCTACTGGAATAGTTTCTTAGTGATTACGATTCTCATCAGGAACTTTACACCGCCGCTCAATGCTTAGCCAGATTTTCGTGAGTGCCGCGAACGTCAGAAATAGAGGGAGCGAACGATCAGGAAATGGCCGCCAAAATAACCCGCTGCCACAATCGCCTGATGGGCACGGAACGGAAAACGGTAATGGTGAATCAGCCAGGCCGCATGGGCGATAAACAGCAGCACGGTGCCCGTCAGCAGGGAGAAATTCGCGTTTGTCCCCAGCGCAAAATACCGCTCGCCAGCAATCCAGACCATCAGCGCCGTCATGATGATAAATGCGCAAGCGGGCCAGCGCTGTGCTTCCAACCGTCCCCAGATAATAGCGATCAGGATTGCGGCCAGAATGACGAGCGTTAACGCTAGCGGCCAGAAGAACGTGAGTGAAATTTGTCCGGTAAAAAAGCTAATGGTGTACAGCAGATGGGAGAGAAAATAGGCGCCAAACGCGTAAAGCAGGCGCTGAGTTGGCAGCAACAGCAGGGTGTCTGCGGCCAGC
It encodes:
- the yhjD gene encoding inner membrane protein YhjD, translating into MPVPADPDRQSTSSTPEGDKSPQKRLSFLGKSKRLVARIQAIPSVAHLIRAGERFNDRMGNQFGAAITYFSFLSLIPILMVSFAAVGFVLASNPDLLTGLINRIVNSISDPNLANTLKSTVNTAVQQRTTVGLTGLLIALYSGISWMGNLREAIRAQSRDVWERNPKDEEKIYFQYTRDFLSLTGLVIALIITLFLTSVAGTAQNMIVTALGLDGIEWLRPALTLIALSISIFANYLLFLWIFFVLPRHKPKRKALFRGTLIAAVGFEVIKFAMTVALPKLASSPSGAAFGSVIGLMAFFYFFARLTLFCAAWIATANYKGDTSTDKNEQEKEPPSDR
- a CDS encoding dicarboxylate/amino acid:cation symporter, which encodes MKTSIFKSLYFQVLAAITIGILLGHFYPQLGEQMKPLGDGFVKLIKMIIAPVIFCTVVTGIAGMESMKSVGRTGAVALLYFEVVSTIALIIGLVVVNVVQPGVGMNIDPSTLDASAVAVYTQQASQQGLIPFLMDVIPGSVVGAFASGNILQVLLFAVMFGFALHRLGPKGKVIFDVIDSFSKVIFGVINMIMKLAPLGAFGAMAFTIGKYGVGTLIQLGQLIACFYITCVLFVFLVLGSIARATGFSIFKFIRYIREELLIVLGTSSSESVLPRMLEKMEKVGCKKSVVGLVIPTGYSFNLDGTSIYLTMAAVFIAQATNSHMDIWHQITLLVVLLLSSKGAAGVTGSGFIVLAATLSAVGHLPVAGLALILGIDRFMSEARALTNLIGNGVATIVVAKYCRELDEKKLDAELSGTNKNDNGITPTAQS
- a CDS encoding lysoplasmalogenase, with amino-acid sequence MLWSFIAVLFSGWLYVDASYRGPTWQRWLFKPVTMLLLLALAWQTPLLGVPGYLIVLGLLATLAADTLLLLPTQRLLYAFGAYFLSHLLYTISFFTGQISLTFFWPLALTLVILAAILIAIIWGRLEAQRWPACAFIIMTALMVWIAGERYFALGTNANFSLLTGTVLLFIAHAAWLIHHYRFPFRAHQAIVAAGYFGGHFLIVRSLYF
- the kdgK gene encoding 2-dehydro-3-deoxygluconokinase; the protein is MTTTNIAVIGECMIELSQKGTDLNRGFGGDTLNTAVYIARQVNADKLGVHYVTALGTDSFSTEMVAAWQKEGVKTDLIQRLDNKLPGLYFIETDDSGERTFYYWRNDAAARYWLDSPEAEKIGQSLAQFDYLYLSGISLAILNAESRQRLLALLRACRANGGKVIFDNNYRPRLWQSKEETQQAYTDILSCTDIAFLTLDDEDMLWGTKPLETVLDRTHGLGVNEVVIKRGADSCIVSERGQALVDVPAIKLPKEKVVDTTAAGDSFSAGYLAVRLNGGSTQEAAQRGHLTASTVIQYRGAIIPLEAMPA
- a CDS encoding MFS transporter, encoding MPTPSPSEPALSGLRLNLRIVSIVAFNFASYLNIGLPLAVLPGYVHDHLGYSAFWAGLVISLQYFSTLVSRPHAGRSADEKGPKKIVVWGLAGVMLSGVFYLMAAFSDASPAITLLLLCLGRVVLGTGQSFAGTGATLWGVGVVGSRHIGRVISWNGIATYGAMAIGAPLGVWLNHIGGLKLLSVCIILIAAVAIVLALPRPAVQVAPGKKIPFREVLGKVWVYGIILAIASAGFGVIATFITLFYADRNWEGAALTLTIFSVAFVGARLVFPNSIQRFGGLRVAIACFVVEIVGLLLVWGATQPLMAEVGAFLAGAGFSLVFPALGVVAVKAVSPQNQGSALATYTIFLDLSLGIVGPVAGVLMAYTGIASIYLAAALLGLCGLALTWRLTQRTAIE
- a CDS encoding DcrB family lipoprotein — its product is MSNVIKYLGVGLLVGLLAACDGKTDDAAKSGAQDKPAAEAAASQNIELMGGKIAFTLPADMRDQSGKVGTQANNMHVYANDNGQKAVIVILGDNTTEELTVLTQRLEDQQRTRDANLQVVTNKTIDVDGKKLQQLDSIITSSGQQAYSSVVLGKVENQLLTLQITLPANNQQQAQSEAEGIIHTLKLK
- a CDS encoding M16 family metallopeptidase yields the protein MQGTKKALFVGGLLLAVVSSGVQAEALQPDPAWQQGKLDNGFTWQLLTTPQRPGDRVELRLVVNAGSLLENAQQVGFAHFLPRLALAPGDKLSAAQLPSMWMRDANSSRVLPPVIVSYDFTSYNLSLPNNRPELLKEALTWLSESAGQIAFDEKSLQAALKVPDQVATFPINPQDPSWRYRLKGSPLLAHDPAQDVKPPLNGEQLQQFYKTWYTPDAMTLYIVGHVDNRSVIEQIGKVFSPLEGKREAPAPLPTLSPLPPQAISLMNNNVQQDTLSLMWDVPWHPIRESQALVRYWLGDMTREAMFWHLQQALEKSSLKSNNLRFDCNVFYTRSQCAIHMDVPNSEGVEPGVTFMARELATLREKGLTQQEFDALIARKTDELSKLFATYARTSTDILMDQRLRSQQNGVVDISPEQYQKLRQTYLSALTLDMLNQELHQQLVQDTTLMLIQQPGEPEANMKALQEAYDRIMTPMTEPVASAGAAASEGAVSDGAKPQETAPAAQ
- a CDS encoding zinc/cadmium/mercury/lead-transporting ATPase, coding for MHSHQHNHSSEKSACCNNSVHHAPRSAKSCCNEHTQHSNHADHSCCSTKHTSDAVVQSACGTDQSSSDSGGSADSDDPDGGDSDRPRSHQRFSWKISGMDCPSCARKIENAVKNLTGIEQAKVLFATEKLVVDANTDIRLQVQHAVQQAGFTLQDTALPLAPPDTSTVRRFVHEYGFLILFTLLAAASWGLSLLSERGGQIAFIATTIIGLIPILKKTVQLIRTGTPFAIETLMSVASIGALLIGATTEATVILLLFMLGEHLESYAANRARRGVTALMALLPEDATVVGNGQRRLVPVASLVPGDVIEVAPGGRLPADAELLNSDASFDESALTGESVPVERTPGEKIAAGSLCVDRVVQLRVVSQPGNSAIDRILQLIEEAEERRAPIERFLDKFSRYYTPAIMLLSLLVILVPPLLLAQPWQEWIYRGLTLLLIGCPCALVISTPAAITSGLAAATRRGALIKGGAALESLGSIKTIAFDKTGTLTEGKPQVTDVLPAAGVSATALLTRTAAVESGSHHPLAKAIVQHARSSSTFLPMAENRKALAGVGVEGTIGGKRIQVSAPTRVAPDLLDADWLQRVETLENEGKTVVVVQEDDNLLGVLALSDTLRHDAREALDALQQLGIRGVMLTGDNPRAAAAIAATLGIDYRASLLPADKVTAVSELSQQHPVAMVGDGINDAPAMKAATIGIAMGSGTDVALETADAALTHSRLTGLAAMISLSRATQRNIRQNITIALGLKAVFLVTSILGITGLWLAVLADSGATALVTANALRLLRKQD
- a CDS encoding 7-cyano-7-deazaguanine/7-aminomethyl-7-deazaguanine transporter, producing MYRFTPQQRLTALIWLSLFHVLIITSSNYLVQLPVLIFGFHTTWGAFTFPFIFLATDLTVRVFGAPLARRIILTVMVPALVISYLVSCLFYQGSWQSFEALSQINIVVARIACASFMAYVLGQILDVHVFNRLRQKRAWWVAPAVSTVFGNFSDTLAFFFIAFYRSTDAFMAANWVEIAMVDYAFKLLISLAFFLPMYGVMLNMVLKRLSEQKGTPDYHSVSSHH
- the tusA gene encoding sulfurtransferase TusA; translation: MTDPFTNPDKTLDAQGLRCPEPVMMVRKTVRQMETGQTLLIIADDPATTRDIPGFCVFMEHELLAQETEQLPYRYLLRKGQ